A DNA window from Mycosarcoma maydis chromosome 12, whole genome shotgun sequence contains the following coding sequences:
- a CDS encoding mitochondrial 54S ribosomal protein uL15m (related to MRPL10 - mitochondrial ribosomal protein, large subunit) yields MSAASLTRSLARLNLAHGSQVARITSRQPVRLVAPIASSFFRITACAYTTPTSSAAIRLGNLQPGQPTKNRKRLGRGPSSGRGGTSTRGHKGQKARAGNGKPVPGFEGGQSPLTRRFPKRGFNNVHGQTFVAVNLDKIQHWIDRGLLDPSRPITAKELYETRCIHSLKDGVKILGEGANHLEAPVNLIVSRASQSAIQAIEAAGGSVECRYYTPLSLRALVKPHKFAGKILPRPADPINKKDLVWYSSPRNRGYLAKRAALTRALTAEDTVAKEEAVSETVA; encoded by the exons ATGTCCGCAGCATCTCTCACTCGATCTCTTGCGAGACTGAACCTAGCACATGGCTCGCAGGTTGCTCGAATCACCTCGCGACAGCCCGTCCGCCTTGTCGCTCCTATCGCATCTTCATTCTTCCGCATCACAGCTTGCGCATACACTACGCCCACCTCTTCTGCAGCCATTCGACTTGGCAACCTTCAACCTGGTCAGCCTACCAAGAAT CGCAAGCGACTTGGTCGAGGTCCATCTTCCGGCCGTGGTGGAACTAGTACCCGAGGTCACAAGGGCCAAAAAGCTCGTGCTGGCAATGGCAAGCCCGTTCCCGGATTCGAAGGTGGTCAATCTCCTTTGACTCGTCGATTCCCCAAACGAGGCTTCAACAACGTCCACGGTCAGACCTTTGTCGCTGTAAACCTGGACAAGATCCAACATTGGATTGATCGCGGCTTGCTCGACCCTTCCCGACCGATCACTGCCAAGGAACTGTACGAGACCCGCTGCATTCATTCGCTCAAAGATGGTGTAAAGATTCTCGGCGAAGGCGCAAATCATCTCGAAGCTCCCGTCAACCTGATTGTTTCAAGGGCAAGTCAGTCTGCAATTCAGGCCATCGAAGCCGCTGGAGGCAGTGTCGAGTGTAGATACTACACACCGCTCAGCTTGAGAGCGTTGGTCAAGCCGCATAAGTTTGCAGGAAAGATCTTGCCACGGCCGGCCGATCCTATTAACAAAAAGGATTTGGTGTGGTATTCTTCCCCAAGGAACAGGGGTTACTTGGCAAAGAGAGCAGCGCTGACAAGGGCGCTGACTGCTGAAGACACGGTCGCCAAGGAGGAAGCTGTGTCAGAAACCGTTGCTTGA
- a CDS encoding rRNA-processing protein UTP21 (related to UTP21 - U3 snoRNP protein) has protein sequence MPSKVAKTAPTHVNGKASTTSAASTDVEPTSKRRRQRSASNTDAGKGSSFATPVSRKVISRNRLFAPFRALGLISNDVPFALQTRFGGKDATTPDVNVITCLGDSWAMWDAERMTLLFVSTSLPAPISSLVISLSPDAVLAAAGSKVYRFKRGKVDAVYDTVDSLMARFDKPNAQQRDQGDHVSDLESDSDTDSDVSTTAAELQEEQGTQLSSLIVFGDTIVALSSNGRSVFVWSIASTELVRRIDLPGDFVASSLVHPATYLNKILIGSTGGQLALWNIRTGSLVHMYKAERLRLSAAGPISAESSAAIVNLTQSPAVDVVAVGYADGHVLLHDIRLDESLFAIHASGGLSSGSVSFRSDGKQHSVAIATNSGNISIFDLEPASGSGTSSANNGPRLTYSIQDAHDGAVGSIEFVPGQPLLISSGGDNSCKQWFFESASMPPRLLKGRSGHHQPPHLIRYYGEDGKEILSAGRDRSIRSISVVRDSRSHELSQGELQKKSSQLSVSVSSLKLPAASSLSFSLTRSRDWDDVLTTHQGRQFANTWTVRDKRMGKKPLSASAQRKIIAEARTACVSACGNFGLIGNSEGLVEVYNMQSYAHRRTFDTRPLDPMGPAKAKEFPAGSRKAQAALNARVKGSAVTGVATDALNRFVIISTMDGKLSWYDFTSTELLHRTTISTSGISSIQLHRDSNLLLVISDDLVVRLVDIETRRVVREFVGFRGRILDACFSDDARWIITTSMDAVIRTFDIPSSRLIDAFKVASIATSVTFSPTGDFLATAHVDSVGIYLWANKSQFSPVAMQGLDELAEVVEEEEEATAVALPTVQGDIEDAALAEFSETMLQVGEPELQRVYTSPPQLIDSTREEGGLITLSTMPRARWMTLINLDTIKQRNKPKAPPEKPEANRAPFFLPQTVSGVEFKFDPTASTATQQGEGLDKSEKSNIFSSGGISFKTEFQERLEAALEKDDASGFFLYLETLSTPQLDIEIRSLTSNDDLVAFLTMLLKRLKQHRDFEAVQALLATLLKVHTDLILQTFNPEISNDGQDGHDDDEGMDDDEFGAVDEEEAKRLKTVIRKLIRAQVAESNRLNGLLDHCLGTLAFLRGLPMT, from the coding sequence ATGCCGTCCAAAGTGGCCAAGACAGCACCAACGCATGTCAACGGCAAGGCGTCAACTacatcagcagcatcgacggaTGTCGAACCAACTTCCAAGAGAAGACGACAGCGTTCCGCCAGCAATACCGATGCAGGGAAAGGCTCCTCCTTTGCCACACCTGTCTCTCGCAAGGTCATATCGCGAAACCGGCTGTTTGCACCCTTCCGTGCCCTGGGCTTGATCAGCAACGATGTTCCTTTCGCACTTCAGACCAGATTCGGTGGTAAAGATGCCACAACGCCGGATGTGAATGTCATCACCTGTCTAGGCGACAGCTGGGCGATGTGGGATGCAGAGAGGATGACTCTGCTTTTCGTGTCGACGTCGTTGCCCgcgcccatctcgtcgcttgtCATTTCGCTGAGCCCAGatgctgtgcttgctgcagcaggTTCCAAGGTGTACCGATTCAAGCGCGGAAAGGTGGATGCTGTCTACGATACCGTTGACAGCCTAATGGCGCGCTTTGATAAGCCCAATGCACAACAACGTGACCAAGGTGACCATGTCTCAGACCTGGAATCAGATTCAGACACCGATTCAGACGTATCGACGACGGCCGCAGAACTGCAGGAAGAACAAGGAACGCAGCTGTCTTCTTTGATTGTCTTCGGAGATACCATTGTCGCACTATCCTCTAATGGACGCAGCGTATTTGTCTGGTCGATTGCAAGCACGGAACTGGTCCGGCGTATCGACCTTCCCGGCGATTTCGTGGCCAGCTCACTTGTCCACCCTGCCACTTACCTCAACAAAATCTTGATTGGATCTACTGGTGGTCAACTGGCGCTCTGGAACATTCGGACCGGATCGCTCGTCCACATGTACAAAGCAGAGAGACTTCGACTTTCCGCTGCTGGTCCTATCTCGGCCGAATCCTCTGCTGCTATAGTCAACCTGACTCAGTCGCCCGCTGTCGATGTGGTAGCAGTTGGATACGCCGATGGGCACGTTCTCCTGCACGACATCCGTCTCGATGAGAGTCTCTTTGCGATTCACGCGTCAGGTGGACTTTCGTCCGGTTCCGTCTCCTTTCGCTCCGATGGCAAGCAGCACTCGGTCGCCATTGCCACCAACTCGGGCAACATCAGCATCTTTGATCTTGAACCTGCCTCTGGCTCTGGAACAAGCTCGGCCAACAATGGTCCCAGGCTAACCTACTCCATTCAGGACGCTCACGACGGCGCTGTAGGCAGCATCGAGTTTGTGCCAGGCCAGCCTTTGCTTATTTCGTCCGGTGGCGAcaacagctgcaagcaGTGGTTCTTCGAGTCTGCTTCCATGCCGCCGCGTCTTCTCAAAGGACGTTCGGGCCATCATCAGCCCCCTCACCTCATCCGCTATTATGGTGAAGATGGCAAAGAGATCCTTTCTGCCGGTCGTGATCGTTCGATCCGCAGCATTTCGGTGGTTCGAGACTCACGCTCACACGAGCTCAGCCAAGGAGAGCTTCAGAAGAAGAGCAGTCAGCTGTCCGTGTCGGTGTCTTCGCTCAAGCTCCCCGCCGCTAGCTCGTTGTCCTTTAGCTTGACCCGGAGTCGTGATTGGGACGATGTGCTCACTACGCACCAAGGTCGACAATTCGCCAACACTTGGACCGTTCGGGACAAGAGGATGGGCAAGAAGCCACTGTCCGCTTcagcgcagcgcaagaTCATCGCCGAGGCTAGAACGGCTTGCGTCAGCGCTTGTGGCAACTTTGGCCTTATCGGCAACTCAGAAGGCCTTGTCGAGGTATACAACATGCAATCGTATGCGCACCGAAGGACGTTCGACACTCGTCCGCTCGACCCAATGGGGCCTGCTAAGGCGAAAGAATTTCCGGCAGGCTCCAGAAAGGCGCAGGCAGCGCTCAATGCCCGTGTCAAGGGTTCGGCCGTGACGGGCGTAGCTACGGATGCGCTCAACCGCTTTGtcatcatcagcaccaTGGACGGCAAGCTTTCGTGGTACGATTTCACCTCGACCGAGTTGTTGCATCGAACCACCATCTCAACCTCTggcatctcgtcgatccaacTTCACCGAGATTCCAACCTTCTTCTCGTAATTTCTGACGACCTGGTGGTGAGACTCGTAGATATCGAGACGCGCCGCGTGGTGCGAGAATTTGTCGGCTTCCGCGGTCGCATTCTCGACGCTTGCTTCAGTGACGACGCACGATGGATCATCACAACCTCAATGGATGCTGTCATTCGCACTTTTGACATTCCCTCGTCCCGTCTCATTGATGCTTTCAAGGTGGCCAGTATAGCTACCTCGGTGACCTTCTCGCCCACAGGCGACTTTCTTGCAACAGCCCACGTGGACAGCGTTGGAATTTACCTGTGGGCCAACAAGTCACAGTTCTCGCCCGTCGCTATGCAAGgtcttgacgagcttgccgaagtggtggaagaggaagaggaagctACTGCGGTGGCTTTGCCTACAGTACAGGGAGATATCGAAGATGCAGCCCTGGCTGAGTTCTCCGAGACGATGCTGCAAGTGGGAGAGCccgagctgcagcgcgTATACACCTCGCCACCGCAGCTGATTGACTCCACGCGTGAAGAAGGCGGATTGATTACGCTTTCTACGATGCCTCGTGCTCGCTGGATGACCTTAATCAATCTCGACAcgatcaagcagcgcaATAAGCCCAAAGCACCGCCAGAGAAGCCAGAAGCAAACCGAGCCCCTTTCTTCCTCCCTCAAACCGTATCTGGCGTTGAGTTCAAGTTTGATCCCACAGCATCCACGGCCACTCAACAAGGCGAGGGACTCGACAAGAGCGAAAAGTCCAATATTTTCTCATCCGGCGGGATCAGCTTCAAGACCGAGTTTCAGGAGCGACTCGAAGCTGCATTGGAGAAGGACGACGCATccggcttcttcttgtaCCTCGAAACGCTTTCGACGCCGCAATTGGACATTGAGATTCGATCGCTCACGTCCAACGATGATTTGGTGGCGTTcttgacgatgctgctcaagcgGCTTAAGCAGCATCGTGATTTTGAAGCGGtgcaggcgctgctggcaacTCTGTTGAAGGTGCATACCGATTTGATCTTGCAGACCTTCAACCCAGAAATCAGCAACGATGGACAGGACGGccacgacgatgatgaaggtatggacgacgacgagtttgGAGCAgtggacgaggaagaggccAAGAGGCTGAAGACGGTGATTCGAAAGCTAATTCGCGCACAGGTGGCGGAAAGCAACCGTCTCAACGGTCTGCTGGATCACTGCCTTGGAACTTTAGCCTTCTTGCGCGGTCTGCCCATGACCTGA
- a CDS encoding putative ATP-dependent RNA helicase HAS1 — MAPHKSDDVDAEAELASQLAADVAAAESSAATKAKASSASSSSTPAAERQPFSILDLSEPTRKAIDAMGFKTMTEVQARCIPPLMAGKDVLGAAQTGSGKTLSFLIPAIEMLHRLKFKPRNGTGAIIISPTRELALQIFGVAKELMAHHHQTFGIIMGGANRRAEADKLQKGVNLIVATPGRLLDHLQNTKGFVFSNLKALCIDEADRILEIGFEDEMRQIVKILPNDNRQSMLFSATQTTKVQDLARISLRPGPLYINVHADLAASTVSRLEQGYVVCESDRRFLLLFTFLKKNAGKKIIVFMSSCNSVKYHSDLLNFIDVPVLDLHGKQKQQKRTNTFFEYCNAPCGTLLCTDVAARGLDIPSVDWIIQFDPPDDPRDYIHRVGRTARAGNSGKSLLFLLPTELGFLRFLKVAKVPLNEYTFPSDKVANVQGQLEKLISKNYYLHQSARDGYRSYLQAYGSYSLKRIFDIHKLDLAKVAKAYGFSVPPKVNITIGTGLKTSASSSSGSGGKRKEVDVDGEGEDADGEINPKRQQSDRRAYYRKNHQNGGSKDHFRKSGANATGNKGGKQWSR, encoded by the coding sequence ATGGCGCCCCACAAGAGTGACGACGTGgatgccgaggccgagCTTGCCTCTCAACTTGCGGCCgatgtcgctgctgccgagtcCTCGGCCGCTACCAAGGCCAAAGCATCTtctgcctcgtcatccAGCACACCGGCTGCCGAAAGACAGCCTTTCTCCATTCTCGACCTCTCGGAACCAACACGCAAAGCCATTGACGCTATGGGGTTCAAGACTATGACCGAGGTCCAGGCGCGTTGCATTCCGCCGCTCATGGCTGGAAAGGATGTGCTGGGCGCTGCTCAAACCGGTTCTGGAAAGACATTGTCGTTTCTGATCCCCGCTATTGAAATGCTTCACAGACTCAAGTTCAAGCCAAGAAATGGGACAGGGGCTATCATCATTTCTCCTACCCGTGAACTCGCGCTTCAGATTTTCGGTGTGGCAAAGGAGCTTATGGCACACCACCATCAGACCTTCGGTATCATCATGGGAGGTGCCAACCGACGTGCAGAGGCGGACAAGCTGCAAAAAGGTGTTAATCTTATCGTCGCCACTCCTGGTCGTTTGCTCGATCATCTGCAAAACACCAAAGGCTTCGTCTTTTCCAACCTCAAAGCTCTATGTatcgacgaggccgacCGTATCCTCGAGATCGGTTTCGAAGATGAGATGCGACAGATTGTCAAAATCCTACCCAACGACAATCGACAGAGTATGCTGTTCTCGGCTACACAAACGACCAAAGTGCAAGATCTGGCACGTATCTCGCTCCGACCGGGCCCTCTCTACATCAATGTACACGCTGATCTTGCCGCCAGCACAGTGTCGCGTCTCGAGCAGGGCTACGTCGTATGCGAGTCCGATCGCCGCTTCCTTCTGCTGTTTACATTTCTGAAGAAGAACGCTGGAAAGAAGATCATCGTTTTTATGAGCTCATGCAACTCGGTCAAGTACCACTCGgatctgctcaactttATCGACGTTCCTGTACTCGACCTGCACGGAAAGCAAAAGCAACAGAAACGCACCAACACCTTTTTCGAATACTGCAATGCGCCTTGCGGCACTTTGCTTTGCACCGACGTGGCTGCACGAGGTCTTGATATCCCCAGCGTAGATTGGATCATCCAGTTTGACCCACCCGATGATCCGCGCGACTACATTCACCGTGTGGGTCGTACCGCGCGTGCGGGTAATAGTGGAAAGTCattgctcttcctcttgcCCACAGAGCTCGGtttcttgcgcttcctcaAAGTGGCAAAGGTGCCGCTGAATGAGTACACTTTCCCTTCGGACAAGGTGGCAAACGTCCAAGgtcagctcgagaagctcatcaGCAAGAACTACTACCTGCACCAATCTGCACGTGATGGGTACCGATCGTATCTGCAAGCGTACGGCTCGTACTCCctcaagcgcatctttgACATTCacaagctcgatcttgccaaGGTGGCCAAAGCGTACGGATTTTCTGTGCCGCCCAAAGTCAATATCACGATTGGAACTGGACTGAAAACGTCAgcttcgagcagcagtggTAGTGGTGGAAAGAGGAAAGAGGTGGATGTAGACGGAGAGGGCGAAGACGCAGATGGCGAGATCAACCCAAAGAGACAGCAGAGCGACAGAAGGGCGTACTACCGTAAAAATCACCAGAATGGTGGCAGCAAGGATCACTTTCGTAAGTCTGGAGCGAATGCGACAGGCAACAAGGGTGGCAAGCAGTGGTCTCGTTGA
- a CDS encoding uncharacterized protein (related to histone deacetylase) — protein MSMNADPPRVAYIVSAELVKYADLLPSNKGRSSLVHSLAYHLDLLDLDGLDEDDVNISGTSSVTSQKAALLLAVRADASASPTADVNRRRAKVYLPNAATYQQLTSYHEEAFVKQLGKGARAGDLECTLSKRRKLDRNPASNSEASSSDSEASVASFHGSDSSMEMRLRPSSSLSDSQSKGGYKRILLAKDQFGLQDDCPAFEGLQQHVSLVAGAAITAAELLATGQADIAIAWDGGRHHAKKSSASGFCYINDVVLAILSLRKPRKVTVTTSVPRIQEEEKEKDDVEMIRKTTIKRVDRVLYLDFDLHWGDGVEEAFHSTSNVLTLSIHHYAPGFFPCYAASANPERFTPPGSLKSDAGAGSRTLNIPLGIGTSDDSLERIMSGTIQPLFEAWDPEIVVVQCGVDGLAGDPMAVWNLSAAAYVKAIQSVLSWNKPVLLLGGGGYNSENAARCWSLLTAVCLGRFHSNGSERNRSPTEASLKQPVPLTEHERDSSKDAKRDRQAAATSLLDTISYDTAIPDHKFWPKYAPTYTLGVPAGEMIDQNNEAHFEAISKTFIEHVKMVSASR, from the coding sequence ATGTCTATGAATGCGGATCCGCCTAGGGTCGCCTACATTGTCTCggccgagctcgtcaagtATGCGGATTTGTTACCATCCAACAAAGGTCGCTCGTCACTCGTCCATTCGCTCGCCtaccatctcgatcttctcgatcttgacggGCTCGATGAGGACGATGTGAATATTTCCGGCACTTCATCCGTAACCTCACAGAAAGCAGCGCTCCTTCTGGCCGTCAGAGCGGATGCGTCTGCCAGCCCAACTGCGGATGTGAACCGAAGACGCGCGAAAGTCTACCTGCCCAACGCTGCAACGTATCAGCAGCTGACAAGTTACCACGAAGAGGCATTCGTCAAACAGCTGGGCAAGGGAGCCAGAGCTGGCGATCTCGAATGTACTCTCTCCAAACGACGCAAGCTGGATCGGAACCCCGCATCGAACAGCGAAGCATCCAGCAGCGACTCGGAAGCTTCCGTTGCATCTTTCCACGGCTCGGACAGCTCTATGGAAATGCGCCTTCGgccctcttcctcgctgTCTGACTCTCAAAGCAAGGGTGGCTACAAACGGATTCTTCTAGCAAAGGATCAATTTGGCCTTCAAGATGACTGTCCTGCATTCGAAGGTCTTCAACAACACGTTTCACTCGTCGCGGGTGCAGCAATTACAGCCGCGGAGCTGCTTGCCACGGGTCAGGCGGATATCGCTATAGCATGGGACGGAGGTAGGCATCATGCGAAAAAAAGTTCTGCCTCAGGATTCTGCTACATCAACGACGTCGTGCTTGCCATTCTCTCGCTCCGAAAACCCCGAAAGGTCACGGTTACCACGAGCGTTCCTCGCAttcaagaagaagaaaaggaaaaggatGATGTGGAAATGATCCGCAAGACAACCATCAAGcgcgtcgatcgagtccTCTACCTTGACTTTGACCTTCACTGGGGCGATGGCGTGGAGGAAGCCTTTCATTCCACTTCTAACGTGCTCACGCTTAGCATTCATCACTACGCGCCGGGCTTTTTCCCATGCTatgctgcttctgccaaTCCTGAACGCTTCACACCTCCAGGATCGCTCAAAAGTGATGCAGGGGCAGGAAGTAGGACGCTTAACATCCCGCTCGGTATCGGCACATCCGATGATAGTCTAGAGAGGATAATGAGCGGTACTATCCAGCCGCTTTTTGAGGCATGGGATCCAGAAATAGTTGTAGTGCAGTGCGGAGTAGATGGATTGGCGGGCGATCCGATGGCCGTGTGGAATCTATCAGCTGCTGCATATGTCAAGGCAATCCAGAGTGTATTGAGCTGGAACAAGCCGGTGCTCCTGTtgggtggtggtggataCAACAGTGAAAATGCCGCTCGCTGTTGGAGCCTTCTCACTGCAGTCTGCTTGGGTCGATTCCACAGCAATGGTTCTGAGAGGAATCGCAGCCCCACCGAAGCCTCACTCAAACAACCTGTTCCTTTGACAGAGCACGAGCGAGACTCTTCGAAAGATGCAAAAAGAGACaggcaagcagctgcaacaTCACTGCTCGACACAATCTCCTACGACACAGCCATTCCGGATCACAAGTTCTGGCCAAAATATGCACCGACGTATACACTCGGCGTTCCAGCGGGCGAGATGATCGATCAAAACAACGAGGCGCACTTCGAGGCCATCTCAAAGACCTTCATCGAGCACGTAAAAATGGTGTCCGCGTCCCGCTAG